Genomic window (Tenrec ecaudatus isolate mTenEca1 chromosome 16, mTenEca1.hap1, whole genome shotgun sequence):
GCATGTTCCAGGCCTAGGGGAAGGCCTGGCAGAGGGAGATATCTGTTCTGACTTAGCCATAGCCCAGCCTCACAGTCCTTCAGGCCCCAACGCCAGAGCCTTGCAGGCAGGACAGGGTCACCTGGGCCTGGGCAGGGCCGGGACTCCCTCAAAGCAGGGGCCCCCCCAGGCCTCGCTGTGCCCACCCACTTTGGTGGACACTGTGAGGAGCAGATTAGCTGCAGCTGGACACTGAGGGTCCATCTGTGAGGAGGGGGGGTCCATTTCTGAGGGCAGTGGTTGTCTGTGAGGGGAGGAGGTCTGTGTGAGGATGGGGGAGTCTGtaaaggtggtgtgtgtgtgtgaggtcacTGGGGCTGGAACACTGGAAGCAGTCACGGAATGGCCTCATAGCCCCCGTATCTCTGTCACAGGAAAAGTGCCACCAGTACTGGCCCGACCAAGGATGCTGGACATATGGGAACATCCGAGTGTGCATGGAGGACTGCGTGGTCCTGGTGGACTACACGGTCAGGAAGTTCTGCGTCCAGTCGGTAAACACCTCGGGCTCTGCCTTGGGGAGTGCCATGGGGTGCAGTGGGCGGCGGGTGCACTTCCATTCGTACCGTGAGGCACCGGGCACCCCCAGTGTCAGGGCTCTCACTGTGGGTGGAGGGCGGAGACTGAGGCCCAGCGGGGGCCAGTGGGTAGATGGGGTTTGGTGGAGACACAGGTCCAGGAGTCTACAGTGATAGAAGCTTCTAGATGCCCCTGACCCCTGACAGCCATTCTGGGCATGGCTGGACTTTGCCAGGAGAAATTCTAACCagttggtggacacaggggttaAGGGTCCTCTGTCACAGGGGACACAGGGGTTAAGGGTCCTCTGTCACAGGCTGGAATGGTAAGGCAGGAATCTAGGAATCTTTAACAGTTTCAAACTGAGGTATCACACTCCCTCCTCATCTTTCATATTTATTTCCTGTCAGCTCCCCTGAAAGGATTTCATTAAGATTGTCTTCCATAAAAATAGGAAGTCTTGGTGGTGTATTCATTTATGTGtaaggctgctaaccgtaaggtcaccAACTCAAACCCGCCAGCTGATCTTCATAAGgaagaggattaggggaggagcCTGGTGACGTAGTAGGtgatgtgtggggctgctaactgcaaggtcagctgttcgaaaccaccagctgctctgtgagagaaagaggaggcttctccACTCCCATCAAGGTTGACAGTCTGGGGATCCCACAGGGTCGAGAGAAAGACTTGCTAACACTGAAGTCCTAGGGTGTGCACCTGCCCTGCCTGCTCTGCAGGGTCGcagtgtgtcagaatcaacttgatggcagtggatttggtcttggctttcagcaaacaTGCCTGGATCCCAGGCAGATGTGATTGAAGTGTAGGAGCCATTTAGAAACCCTCGCACAGCAGAGGGGTCTGACTGGAACTGACTGGCAGAGTCTGGCCTCTGAGGCTCCTGGGAGCCAGAGCACAAAGGGGGAGGGGACCCATTTGGTCCTTCTCATCCTCGCCTGTCCCcagacatgcacacatgcatgcagcTCTGGGGCACCCTGGGTCTCCTACAAGCCCGCGAACCCCATCATTACTTCTTGGAGAACAGCCCTCTCTGAGAGTGAGGGGACATCTTGCCTCAGGCCCATCCCCAGGAGGGGGTGCAACTGCCTCCCCCAGGGAGAGTGGTCCTTCTTTTCTGCCCCTCATCTCAGGAGGGTCCCCAGTCCAGGGGTCCTGAGGCATAGGCGCTCCGCCAGAGTGGCTGTTGGGACAGGGCGGGGCAGGCGCTGGGGCGGGGCAAGCGGGAAGGGGCAGGCAGGGCGGGGCAGAGAGGGCGGCGCAGGTGCCGGGGCACCCACTCGTGACCCTCCATCCCCGCAGCTCCCTGACAGCTGCAAGGCTCCCCGGCTGGTCTCTCAGCTGCACTTCACCAGCTGGCCGGACTTCGGGGTGCCCTTCACGCCCATCGGGATGCTGAAGTTCCTGAAGAAAGTGAGGACGCTCAACCCCTCGCATGCCGGGCCCATCGTGGTGCACTGCAGGTGCGCATGGTGGCTGCTGGGCCGGTGGGGCACGGAGGGATGGGGTGCAGGCGGGTGTGAGAGCCACCTCCACTTGCGACAGGGACCCCAGGACGTGCCAGAGATGTGAGGTGGAGCCCTCCGAGGGGGTTCCATGCCGAGAGCAGACGTAGCCGAGAGGCCCACGGTGACAGTGGCTGGGGCTCATGGGTCCACGTAGCCTCCTTCTCCCAGAGGGACACCCAGGCTCACCGGGACAAAGAGGGGGGCCAGTTCTGACAGGGGCACAGTCCTTATAGCACAGCCCACAGACCCCAACAGCTGAGGGACAGACTGTACAGAGCCTGAGCCAGGAGCAGACCCCACAGCTGGCTTGTCCTGCagcccctgggcagccctagaGGCTCCTCGGTGCCACTTCACCTCTCACCGCTCTGTGTCCACCACGGTACATATGTCCACAAGGAGTGCCACCACCACAGCTGCTGCTGCCAGCACAGCCACACGGCCACCACAGCTACTGTCTCTAGGCTGTTAGCTCTATCACTGTCACCATCACCATGGCCACCTGGGTGAGGATGCTTCAGGCTCTGTAAAAGCAGGTTCCCCAAATGACTGCTTCTCCCAGAACATGTTCCCACTCCACTCTGCCCCCCTGAACCCACTGACTTACTTGTCACAGGGGGTTGTCTTCAGTGGGCTGGGGAGAGCAGGCACCGACCTCTGCACTCCAATCCCTGGACACCCTGATATCTCCGCTTGGAAAGACCCCACGCTCTGGCTGCTGATTGGTTTGGGCATCCATCCCCCTGATGGATGCCCAGTCAGGACCTGAAGGTGCTGACCCATGTCCCCTACCATAGCCCGCACCCCCCAGGCCCCTGTGACGTTGGTCATGGTCACTAGGGCTGGGTGGTAAGACTGACACTTGCTGGGTTCTCAGAGGGGATGACAGAATGGGAGGCAGATGGTTGGCATGCTCACCTGGTGACTGAGCAGTGGAGGTTGAAGTCCACCCTGAGGGACCTCGGacgaaaggcctggcgacctggTTAGGAAAGCCTGCCCCTGTGCCCACGTTGAGCACCCCGTGGTCACCAGCAACACACATGGGGTCCAAGTGACGTCTCACACGTGGGCTGGGCGTCTTCTAGGTTCTCCATCCTGAGCACTGGGGAGACCTGAACAAGAACCACCTCCTCTGTCTGAGGTGGTCAAAGCCAGGGGCGGCATGACTGTGATGCTCAGAGCAGGCACAGGCCTAGGCTGAGCCAAGCTGATGGAGGTCACACCCAGCTCTCAGTGACGCTCGGTCCAGCTCACAGCAGGCCCACATGGTGACAATAAAACCcaaatgccatcaagtccatgcagaCTCGAGTGACCgtgttggacagggtagaacggccccctgtgggcttcccagactgtcactctttgtgggagtagaaagcctcgtctttctcctatggagcagctggtaggtttgaaccgcccactctgtggttagcagcagccAGGTATTCCCTGGGGGAAGAACCCTGGAAACACAGTGCACCTGCACAGGTGACCAGCAAGGATGGTctcagtagagagagagagcagctcAGACACACTCCCTGCTGCTTCTGCGTGGCATCTCTGACCCAAGAGTCTTAGTGGCTCACTCGTTACGGGCcatgctgctaaccgcaaggccagcaggtgGGATCCACCAGCCgcttcgagggagaaagacgagatctCCTACTGCCacacttacagtctcggaaatgcacagagcagttccaccctgtcctacagggccctcATCAGTCCTCATCCACTATGGCTGGGAGTTAGTTGAGTTGATGGACCACTGGAGAGATGGTGCTGGGGCTGCAGCGCCCCCGCTGGCCACACAGGGATATGCAGGCAGTCGCTCTCAGGAGTGTGAGCCTTCCTGGGCACAGCTTGCCCCCTGTCCAGGTCTGAGGGTCCTTCACGGGGGTCTGTGACTCACGACTCGGTGCTCCCTTCCCCCAGCGCGGGTGTGGGCCGGACGGGCACCTTCATTGTGATCGATGCCATGATGGACATGATGTTCGCAGAGCAGAAGGTCGATGTCTTCGAGTTCGTCTCTAAGATCCGTAATCAGCGTCCCCAGATGGTCCAGACAGACGTGAGTAGCAGTGGCCCTGGCCcagccctgctggtatttgacctCCACAAAGCAAGCCTGGGGCCCAGGTACCACCCCATGGCCGGAGGCTAGTCTGGTGCATGCACCCTGTGCTGGAGGCTAGCCCAGTGCCCTGGACCCCACCACTACAGAGGGGACACTGAGTAGCTGTCTTCCGAAAGGGGGAAGTAGGTCAAATAAGTTATGGAACCTATAGGTTAAGCAATGCCCTGAACCCCACAACTAGCAGCTGGCCCAGTGCCTGCACCCACAACCATAGGCTAACTTGCCCCGAAGTTGTCACTGCTCAAAGGCTAAGCAGTGGCTACAGCTCAAATTGCCCAATCCACTCAGCCACCCTTGGCTCCGCTTCCTGCTGGGCTGTGGGCACCTCCTTcacccctgtgtctgtgtgttctcctgggAAACAGTGGGGAGTTCTGGCTCCTTGAGGTAGGGGGAGAGTACTCCAAGAGCATTGGCTATGCTCACagcagtggggggagagggggctggaggacaggggagaactgcccctgggcctTCTGAGGCTCCACATCCCTGGGTCAGcaaacagcctcagctttctcccgtggagcacagGGAGGCTCCAGATAGCAGCCAACACCTTACCCACATGCCACCAGAGACACAGGAGAAATGGCATGACCTCCATCTTGGGGCCCCTTGGCGGCCAAGGTCACTGGGCAGCGTTGAGGTCAGTCTTCCTTGGGCCCGCAGATGCAGTACACATTTATCTACCAAGCCCTGCTCGAGTACTACCTGTATGGGGACACGGAGCTGGATGTGTCCTCGCTGGAAAGGCACCTGCAGACGCTGCATGGCTCCACAGGCCGCTTCGCCAAGGTTGGGCTGGAGGAGGAGTTCCGGGTAGGTGCCAAGGGGTGGGGTGAACCTCAAGTGAAACCCCGGCCCGGTGCTTCTTTCTTCTTTGACCAGACAAGGCTGGGCCCTGGGAGCAGGACCTGGGGACTCCCCAAGGAAGCCTGCCTTCTCCTTGCCAGGGCAGGGTGGGCGTGGCTTGAGGGCCAGATGTCTTCTGCCCTCGAGTGGCCTTCTAGGATGGAGGACGTGATGTGTGAGCCCTGCTGCTGTCTGTGGGGGGGGCGTGGGCAGGAGGAAGGGTTCAAGGTCATTGCAGAGTGACCAGCATGGGACACAGGCACAGCATGAGCACAGGCTGTTGGGAAAACAGTGCCCACTTGCCGGACACAGAGTGGCCATGAAGCTTCAGTGTGTGGGAAGTCaagtgtgaccaggctccctgggcaGCACAGCAGGTGGCTGTGCTGGCCCTCATGCCAGCGTCCCCGTGCTCGCCCGGCAATGTCAGGGACTGACCTGTTTGGTGCTGTGTCTGATCCGCAGAAGCTGACCAACGTGCGCATCATGAAGGAGGACATGAGGACCGGCAACTTGCCCGCCAACATGAAGAAAGCCCGGGTCATCCAGATCATTCCGTGTAAGCCCCGCCCCGCCCAGGGCCCGCAGCCCCTCCACACAGGGCCAGCATTGAGAATAGAGTGCTGGGAGCAGTGGGTGCTAACGTCACAAAACCCCTCTTTCGCAGACGACTTCAACCGCGTGATCCTCTCCATGAAGCGGGGCCAGGAATACACGGACTACATCAACGCGTCCTTTATCGATGTACGTGTGTGGCCCGGGTGTGCATGGCATGGTCATGCTTCGCTGGGGTGTACGGGCCACAGACACCGGTGATCTCCATCTCACGGCCTGGGAGAGCTGACTGCCTCTTGAAATTCAAACCATTCGATAGCACGATTCATCGTCCTTAAAAcagactggggggagggggcggtgctTTGGAGATGGAAGGATAGCAACCGAGCGCTCCAGAGATTGCTGGCTTTTCATTCTGAGTTAGAGGTGGTGACGGAATGTGCACTGGCACTGAGTATGCATGCTGTGGGGGCACCGTCTGCCTGCTCATGCCCTGTCTCCCAGGAGTTCCTGCTCTGCTGGCCCAAGCAGACAGCAATCCCTCTCCAGCATCCACTGCTGTCTCCATGCAGGGTATGGACAGCAAAGGCAGCGCAGACAGCCTGGGACTTTATTTCTGCAGGGACATGAGAAAATGGACAAAGGCCCCAGGGGCTGTGGAAACTGACCTTGAGCACACAACCTCTAGCACCCAGGCCTCTTGGCCCCACACCAGGTGGCTAGTTTAGTTGTAGTACACAGACAGAAGCTCTGATCAGACCCTACAGCTGTTTTCTTCCCCTTGGCTGGCTTCAGGGCGCTCATCTCAGGTGACCTGGGCTCTGGGGAGCAGGTGTAGACAGGGTGCCCTGGGTTCTGTGGAGTGGGTATAGACAGGGTGATCTCAGCTCTGTGGAGTGAGTGTAGATGGGGAGACTCAGCTCTTAGATTCAGGGAAGCGTTCCTAAGTGACTTAGATCCAGGCAAGTCAGCTTGTGTCTGGCTGGGGCGGGATGTGCTCACTGACCCAGGGCTTCACCTGGGGCTCACAGAGCCTCCAGTAGACCCAGCCCTGACCCTCTGCCTCCACCACAGGGCTACCGGCAGAAGGACTACTTCATTGCCACACAGGGCCCGCTGGCGCACACCGTGCAGGATTTCTGGAGGATGCTCTGGGAGTGGAGGTGCCACACGGTGGTGATGCTGACTGAGGTCCAGGAGCGCGAGCAGGTTAGGGTACTGCCAGGGGCGCCGCCGGCTCAGGGCTGCCACTGGCAGAAGCATGCCTCCCAGTGGGGTGTGCATGCgcgagtgtgtgtgcgtgcgcatgtgcatgtgtgttgcTTTTGTGTTGCTTGTGTGCGAGTGACGTGAGGGTGCGTGTGCATGCAAGTATGTGCATTGTGTGCCTGCCTGTCcgactcctggggagcagcttctGGGAGAGGGGTGGGCCCCGAAAGGCTTGCTCTCACCCTGTTGTGAGCCCCAACTTCCCATTGGCTTTTGCACTTGAGTTAGGTTTTGTTGAGGCCTGCCTGTgtcctggtggtggtgcagtggttaagtgctcagccgtTGGCAGAAAGGTTGGTGGATTGAGCCAGCAGTGTCTCCTCAGGGAAGGACGTGGCTTCTGCTTCCACGAAGATGCCAGTCAAGCAAGGCCACTGCCACTGTGTGGACTCCTACCCACAGCAACCCACTGGGCTTTCTGCGGCCGTAagcctttactggagcagatagcCTGGTCTTGCTCCTACAGATCTGCGAGTGGGCTGAACAAATGACCTGGCTGTTAGGAGTCCAAAGCCTATCCGTGGGGATGAtggccttggaagcccacaggagcagctccactctgtcccgtagggtcactagGCGTCAGAGCCCACTCAGTAGCACTGGGTGTGGCTTGGGGTTTTTTAAATCTGCCACTCTGTATTCATCAAgacatttcccccaccccaccccgcccctttgGCTTTCTCAAGTCATGAAACCATAGGCCCTGGTTAGTGTGCTCCGTTCGTACTGCTATGATGACtcgtcagggagaaagatggggctttctacttctgtaaagagttatggccTCGGAAATGCACCAGGGcatttttaccctgtcctgtagggtcaccatgagctcgaatagactcaatggcagagaaagacagagagattactCAGGTACAAGGTTCTGTATGTTCTCATTTCTCTTGGGACTATCTCCCAGAGAGCAAACACTGGGCCCTGTGGAGACTCTGTGATTAACACGGAGGAGCCCCTGTATCATGTTTTCTGcgccttctctcttctctctttcacacacacacacacacacacacacacacacacgcccgccCGCAGTGCAGGGGCCGATCTCTCCCTGTATCTGTTAGCACTTCCTTGTATCCGTTTGTTTGATTATTGCCATCGTGAAAGATATGGTATTTCCTTCTTTAAATCCGTGTATCTCGTAGAGTGATGTGCGTGTGTGCCTAGAGAAAAGACCCCTTCGTTTCGTTTGGTTTTGGACGTCCTATAAAGGGTCTCATAAAAGTACAGAGTTTTATGGGAGTTCCTCTGATCACTCAGTATCATGCTCTGAGCTGCTTCTATCCTGAAGCCTAGACTGTGGGCCTTGAAAGCCGCAGTCCTGGGagcccctgggggcagttcttccctgctccACAGGGTGGGAGGAGTCGGAATGGGCTTGGTGACAGAGAGCTCTGGTTTATGTACTCAGCAGTCTCTCCTTTTGGATATGAAATTCTGCATGCAGCAGTGATCAGTGGACACGCGTGTCCCTTTTGAGACACTTGGTCCTGACCCCATGGTCAACAGGCGTGAAGGGGCCTCACCTTTGAATCCACAGGCCATTTCCTTGGTCAGATGAAATGTGCCAGGTGCCAGGAGAGCATTTCTGCATTGAGGACCCCAAGGTGGCCcactcaaattattttttttttggtgggggtggcgggggagcAAGAGACttaaaagtctttttttttttttttgcccccaaGGACAAGTGCTACCAGTACTGGCCAGCCGAGGGCGCTGTGACTCATGGCGAGATCACCATTGAGCTAAAGAGTGACACCCTGTCTGAAGCCATCAGTGTTAGGGACTTCCTGGTCACCTTCAGCCAGGTAATGTTTGCTTGTTGTCTGGGCACTTTCCGCCCTCCTATATGGGCCAGCTGTGGCGGTCACTGTTGGCTCAGGGCCTGCTATGCCCTTCTGCTTCATCACAAGGGCTCACTGTGGTCAGTACGGAGTGGCACTGCCAAGAGCCGGTCCCTGTGGAATCATGGCAGAAGCCCCAGCTTCACCTGGCTCCTGGCTGGGGCAGAAGGGACATTCCGAGAGGCCCTCACTGGGCTTCCCTGGCCCCATTGCCTCCTTGGAGAGATGCAGTCATCTGGGTTCATTGGACAGGGGTGGTTGTGAATGGGAGTGCAGGGCTTCCCTGGGTACCTTCTCAAAGCCCCATCCTCTGCCCTCCTCAGCTGGTCAGGGTCACACCAGGCTGGCTGGGGAGCAGCTGCCAGGCTCAGCACTGAGAAAGAGGCCCTGGGCCTGCCCACCCACCTCCAAGATCGGGTCCTGCCTGTAGCTCCAGGTTGAATGTGTAGGACCAGTGGGACAGGCCCATAGAGTTCGTATGTAGTTCAtgtccagctccagagatgaaaagAGGAGCTGTCTGCTCTGAAAGATGTGTAATCCCTGCAACACTCAGAAGTTCTCCTGGgtctctgggggtggggagggggctcggCTCCATGGTAGTGGGTCTGACTTGGTTTGGAGGTCTGAAGAAGGTGATTGTAAGGAAGGACACTGTTGCAGGTAGGGGTGGGTTCAGTCATTCAAATCTCCTGAGTCTGAAGTTCCTAACCCGGGGCGGTCTGCACAACCCACTCTCCCCATAGCTAGCTGGCCAGGCACTGACTGGGCGACTACTCACTCTGAGCCTCAGACAGTCAGTGGGGTCCTGAGTCCCTCCCACCCCATAGACAGGCAGCCAGGGCCATTGCTGTCCCTGGCACTGCCAGTGCTCAGGGTGGGCCAGCAAAGCCAACCTGCGCAGGGCCTGGGGTGGCCAGTGAGGGCACAGCCCAGTCTGGGGGGAGGTGGGTCAGGCCGGGCCAGGAACGGCCACTGCCACTGGACACCACTTGCCCCACAGCCGCTGGCCCGGCAGGAGGAGCAGAGCCGCATGGTCCGTCAATTCCACTTCCACGGCTGGCCGGAGGTAGGCATCCCCGCAGAGGGCAAGGGCATGATTGACCTCATCGCAGCcgtgcagaagcagcagcagcagacggGCAACCACCCCATCACCGTGCACTGCAGGTAAGGCCTGCCCCAGCCTCTCCCACAGCTGGAACCCTACCCCAGTACATAGACTGGGACAAGGCCCTGCCCCAGTCCCTCCCACAACTGAAACCCCACCTATCCCCACCCACAGCCAAAGCCCCGCCCCAACACATACACTGGAGTAAAGTACCACCCCTGTGCCCCTCCCACAGCCTAAGACCTGACCCCTGACCCTTCTCTGGCCAAAGTCTTGCCCTGGGCCCATCTTAGCCCTGCCCCTAGAATTGACACTACAGGTGAGGCCTGCACTAGCCCTCCCAAAGACGAAGCCACACCCCCAACGCTACACTGAGGTTACTCCCTGCCCTCCGTGTCCTCCCTACACATGTAACACCCTGCCCTATCCTacctcttcctccccccctcccccacactggTCCTCTGCCCATCCGCACCtgcgctgtgggtgaggtttcCATGCCTAAGACCCCCACAGAAGTGAggcaccctgccccccccccagcctctctccatctccctctCCAGCTTCTCCGCCTGGCGGCAGATCCAGCCAGCAGCCCAACTGGGCAGATCGCAGCCCCGGGGGGGCACTTTGGTGATTTTCTTCTTGAGAGGGGCTCTTTTGCACCTGGGGTGTCCCCAGCCCCCAGGAGAGCTGTCACGTGGGCTAGGCACTacactgctgactgcaaggttgcgGTTCAactctaccagccactctgacgGGGAGGTACGAGACTGACTGTTCCCCCTAATCCCTTACAGATtcaaggtcactgagtcagaatcaactccatggccatgGGTGAGGGGGCTCACGCACTGGACTGCTAGGCCAGGGCAGCAATTCAAACCCGTCCGcaactcccctggagaaagaccaggtggTCTGCTCCCACTGAAgtcac
Coding sequences:
- the PTPRE gene encoding receptor-type tyrosine-protein phosphatase epsilon isoform X1, with the protein product MIWEQKSSTIVMLTNLKERKEEKCHQYWPDQGCWTYGNIRVCMEDCVVLVDYTVRKFCVQSLPDSCKAPRLVSQLHFTSWPDFGVPFTPIGMLKFLKKVRTLNPSHAGPIVVHCSAGVGRTGTFIVIDAMMDMMFAEQKVDVFEFVSKIRNQRPQMVQTDMQYTFIYQALLEYYLYGDTELDVSSLERHLQTLHGSTGRFAKVGLEEEFRKLTNVRIMKEDMRTGNLPANMKKARVIQIIPYDFNRVILSMKRGQEYTDYINASFIDGYRQKDYFIATQGPLAHTVQDFWRMLWEWRCHTVVMLTEVQEREQDKCYQYWPAEGAVTHGEITIELKSDTLSEAISVRDFLVTFSQPLARQEEQSRMVRQFHFHGWPEVGIPAEGKGMIDLIAAVQKQQQQTGNHPITVHCSAGAGRTGTFIALSNILERVKAEGLLDVFQAVKSLRLQRPHMVQTLEQYEFCYKVVQDFIDIFSDYANFK
- the PTPRE gene encoding receptor-type tyrosine-protein phosphatase epsilon isoform X2 — translated: MIWEQKSSTIVMLTNLKERKEEKCHQYWPDQGCWTYGNIRVCMEDCVVLVDYTVRKFCVQPQLPDSCKAPRLVSQLHFTSWPDFGVPFTPIGMLKFLKKVRTLNPSHAGPIVVHCSAGVGRTGTFIVIDAMMDMMFAEQKVDVFEFVSKIRNQRPQMVQTDMQYTFIYQALLEYYLYGDTELDVSSLERHLQTLHGSTGRFAKVGLEEEFRKLTNVRIMKEDMRTGNLPANMKKARVIQIIPYDFNRVILSMKRGQEYTDYINASFIDGYRQKDYFIATQGPLAHTVQDFWRMLWEWRCHTVVMLTEVQEREQDKCYQYWPAEGAVTHGEITIELKSDTLSEAISVRDFLVTFSQPLARQEEQSRMVRQFHFHGWPEVGIPAEGKGMIDLIAAVQKQQQQTGNHPITVHCSAGAGRTGTFIALSNILERVKAEGLLDVFQAVKSLRLQRPHMVQTLEQYEFCYKVVQDFIDIFSDYANFK